The proteins below come from a single Chloroflexota bacterium genomic window:
- a CDS encoding class I SAM-dependent methyltransferase — MNWREWKSTIKGFFGRGTYPHQLSFVLGSALRRLVLSPGELAGRLHLDATSRVLEVGPGPGYFSVEVARRIPQGRLELIDLQREMLEKARRRLQAAGACNAGFTQGDARTLPFAGMTFDVAFLVAVLGEVPDPAACLRGIHRVLRPGGLLSITEQPGDPDALPLPTVRGLAERAGFEFVESFGRGKNYTANFRKPGTDDASP; from the coding sequence ATGAATTGGAGAGAATGGAAGAGCACTATCAAGGGGTTCTTCGGCCGTGGGACCTATCCGCACCAGCTATCGTTCGTGCTGGGATCCGCGCTGCGCCGACTGGTCCTGTCGCCGGGGGAACTGGCCGGGCGGCTTCATCTCGATGCGACCTCACGAGTGCTCGAGGTGGGGCCGGGGCCGGGCTACTTCAGCGTCGAGGTCGCCCGCCGCATCCCGCAAGGACGTCTGGAGCTGATCGATCTCCAGCGAGAGATGCTGGAGAAGGCGCGCCGGAGGCTTCAGGCGGCAGGTGCATGCAATGCAGGATTCACGCAGGGGGATGCTCGCACCCTCCCCTTCGCCGGGATGACGTTCGATGTCGCCTTCCTCGTCGCCGTGTTGGGCGAGGTGCCGGATCCAGCCGCCTGTCTACGGGGCATTCATCGGGTGCTTCGGCCCGGCGGGTTACTCTCTATCACCGAACAGCCCGGAGACCCCGACGCGCTCCCCCTGCCGACCGTCCGCGGGCTGGCCGAGCGAGCGGGGTTCGAATTCGTGGAGAGCTTCGGACGGGGGAAGAACTATACGGCGAACTTCAGGAAACCGGGCACAGACGACGCCTCGCCGTGA
- a CDS encoding ABC transporter permease has translation MIRIVVAIVLIGHGLVHLLGFVVPWRLATLEEMPYKTTLLAGALDVGATGIRVVGLLWLLAAIGFVVAGVAAFTLHPWWGSITLGVTLFSLVLCILGWPDARFGLLINVAILAYLFFEGRTDWLPQPQ, from the coding sequence ATGATACGCATCGTTGTGGCAATTGTGCTGATCGGGCACGGCCTGGTGCATCTGCTCGGCTTCGTCGTGCCCTGGCGGTTGGCCACCCTGGAGGAGATGCCCTACAAGACCACACTGCTCGCCGGCGCGCTGGATGTGGGCGCCACAGGCATCCGTGTGGTCGGGCTGCTCTGGCTGCTGGCGGCCATCGGTTTTGTGGTGGCCGGCGTCGCCGCCTTCACCCTGCACCCATGGTGGGGGAGCATCACGCTTGGGGTCACGCTGTTCTCCCTGGTACTCTGTATCCTGGGCTGGCCGGATGCCCGATTCGGCCTGCTGATCAACGTGGCCATCCTGGCTTACCTGTTCTTCGAGGGCCGGACGGACTGGCTACCACAGCCCCAGTAG
- a CDS encoding methyltransferase domain-containing protein, with protein sequence MQTYLVDLLACPACHGELQWDIADGHDDRIEVADVRCLACAATYPVREGIGVFLTPDLPRDDLWEQVDSHLVQYLRQHPEVERRLMEVPLETLSPADQFFRALILDERGEYAAAKVAAELARTRAYTSEYLACSNSQVNHAIEHLSSSDSPIVDLASGLGHLLEEMARRLTCPIVATDFSPRVLRRDRQRLEFFGLYDRVSLLAFDARRTPFKDGAVKTLTTYQGLANIREPGNLLRELRRVVSGEFLALSIFYPEDDEANAEAINEMGLADLLFRRAALEHFAEAGWEVEVVYSCTGKARPTPTGVVLEGAGIDALPVAETRLEWCTLLAK encoded by the coding sequence ATGCAGACGTACCTGGTTGATCTGCTGGCATGCCCGGCTTGTCACGGAGAACTGCAATGGGACATCGCCGACGGGCATGATGATCGCATCGAGGTCGCCGATGTACGCTGCTTGGCGTGCGCTGCCACCTACCCTGTCCGTGAGGGGATCGGCGTGTTTCTCACACCCGACCTGCCACGAGACGACCTATGGGAGCAGGTGGACAGCCACCTGGTCCAATACCTGCGTCAGCATCCCGAAGTCGAACGGCGGTTGATGGAGGTGCCGCTGGAGACATTGTCGCCGGCCGATCAGTTCTTCCGTGCGCTGATCCTGGACGAACGCGGCGAGTACGCTGCGGCGAAGGTCGCCGCCGAGCTGGCTCGTACCAGGGCATACACCTCGGAGTACCTCGCCTGCTCCAATAGCCAGGTGAATCACGCCATCGAACATCTCTCCTCGTCGGACAGCCCCATCGTGGATCTGGCCTCGGGCTTGGGCCATCTGCTGGAGGAAATGGCACGCCGGCTCACCTGTCCCATCGTCGCTACCGACTTCAGCCCCCGCGTGCTGAGGCGCGACCGCCAGCGGTTGGAGTTCTTCGGTCTCTACGACCGGGTAAGCCTGCTGGCCTTCGACGCCAGGCGCACCCCGTTCAAGGACGGGGCGGTCAAGACATTGACCACGTATCAGGGGCTTGCGAACATTAGGGAGCCTGGGAACCTGCTGCGTGAGCTACGACGGGTCGTTTCCGGGGAGTTCCTGGCCCTCTCGATCTTCTATCCAGAGGATGACGAGGCAAACGCTGAAGCGATCAACGAGATGGGGTTGGCTGACCTCCTCTTCCGCCGCGCGGCGTTGGAGCACTTCGCCGAGGCCGGCTGGGAGGTCGAGGTGGTCTATTCCTGCACCGGGAAGGCACGGCCGACTCCCACCGGCGTCGTGTTGGAAGGAGCGGGCATAGACGCTCTGCCGGTGGCCGAGACCAGACTGGAATGGTGTACCCTGCTGGCAAAGTAG
- a CDS encoding methyltransferase domain-containing protein has product MLYDLDAHVAELYDQLITDTEDIALIRRLIGPRKGLRILEPFCGTGRVLIPLALDGHTVVGMDRALGMLSRARAKVGTLPPGVQERITLLHRDVLQAAWPANFDLVILGGNCLYELATPEEQAQVIASAANALRPGGHLFVDNDHMEGDLERTWYDPPTRERVFPTGECADGTRLESRWQVIWYDPPRRLIRLLRQTCISRPDGSIVEREYIQQKHPVSATEVADWLVDQGLTIEHILGNHEGDIYTNAAPRAIFWARKRGPDAGHSQGRSQ; this is encoded by the coding sequence ATGTTGTATGATCTGGACGCCCACGTGGCGGAGCTCTACGACCAGCTCATCACGGACACGGAGGACATCGCCCTGATCCGACGGCTGATCGGCCCACGGAAAGGGCTGCGCATCCTGGAGCCGTTTTGCGGCACCGGACGCGTGCTCATCCCGTTGGCGCTCGATGGTCATACCGTGGTGGGGATGGATCGCGCTCTGGGCATGCTGTCCCGGGCGAGGGCCAAAGTGGGTACGCTGCCTCCCGGGGTCCAGGAGCGGATCACGTTGCTCCACCGTGATGTTCTACAGGCGGCATGGCCCGCGAACTTCGACCTGGTGATCCTGGGAGGCAATTGCCTCTACGAGCTGGCGACACCGGAAGAACAGGCCCAGGTCATCGCCTCGGCGGCGAACGCCCTGCGGCCCGGCGGACATCTGTTCGTGGACAACGATCACATGGAAGGGGATCTGGAGCGCACATGGTACGATCCGCCGACGCGCGAACGCGTCTTCCCCACGGGCGAATGCGCCGATGGCACACGTCTGGAAAGCCGATGGCAGGTCATCTGGTACGACCCACCTCGACGGCTGATCCGCCTCCTCCGCCAGACCTGCATCAGCCGGCCGGACGGGAGCATCGTGGAACGTGAATATATCCAGCAAAAGCATCCGGTGAGCGCGACCGAGGTGGCCGATTGGCTGGTCGATCAGGGGTTGACGATCGAGCATATACTGGGAAACCACGAAGGCGACATCTACACAAACGCCGCCCCACGCGCTATCTTTTGGGCCAGGAAAAGAGGGCCTGATGCCGGACATTCGCAAGGGAGGAGTCAATGA